One window from the genome of Sardina pilchardus chromosome 12, fSarPil1.1, whole genome shotgun sequence encodes:
- the LOC134098250 gene encoding uncharacterized protein LOC134098250, with amino-acid sequence MEQGNKGRATRGPYSLRRQVGPSRRFEDFYLERQTFSKKDLQTGEKLTWKSGEGSASSSSQSPLPVLIFSGDTLSSGDKSSALPKDGCELTLSTAPEDQAEQALVISSGPLVIKLGSPVAPLASVCLSSRQSDRESQLSSQTPLDSTSQAPELKKASPTKVNQTANDLKQRLEIATILLELAQQIPALVPEVGCTVNFQQQLNLLKTCSSRGNPNASVRARAHQVVNHDHGGYCKKYPSIERHEQKRQQLSSVDTGPAVGPEWTAARDEEDMFFPHLGDSSLMAEAKERKRREKAQKSSLWQMAEPVEERYIQNAAILPDLRPLPSVAPSSVAPSSAQSSSLSEDLLIHGHSVQDYRAIYHSVVDPMLRTRSGNTRRYNLGMGRAIKQRLWERMSCPTFEETVDADGRVHITESFSTPTLNCYAPQIDVDISGEPLPGEPMRKRARR; translated from the exons ATGGAACAG GGCAACAAAGGGAGAGCCACCCGTGGCCCCTATAGCCTTAGAAGGCAAGTTGGACCATCGAGGCGTTTTGAGGATTTTTATCTGGAGAGACAGACCTTCTCTAAGAAAGATCTTCAGACTGGGGAGAAGTTGACCTGGAAGTCTGGTGAAGGCTCTGCCTCCAGCTCTTCCCAGAGTCCTCTCCCTGTGCTAATCTTTTCTGGAGATACCCTCAGCAGTGGAGACAAGTCTTCAGCTCTACCTAAGGATGGATGTGAGCTCACCCTGTCCACTGCCCCAGAGGATCAGGCTGAACAAGCCCTTGTGATCTCCAGTGGGCCCCTGGTGATCAAGCTGGGTTCTCCTGTGGCACCTCTTGCTTCAGTCTGCCTGAGCTCCCGTCAGAGTGACCGAGAATCTCAACTGAGTTCTCAAACTCCCTTGGACTCCACATCACAG GCTCCTGAGTTGAAAAAAGCATCACCGACAAAGGTGAATCAAACAGCCAATGACCTGAAGCAGAGGCTGGAGATAGCAACCATACTGCTAGAGCTTGCCCAGCAAATCCCTGCCTTGGTTCCGGAGGTTGGTTGCACCGTCAACTTCCAGCAGCAACTCAACCTGCTAAAGACATGCAGCTCCAGAGGGAACCCAAACGCCTCTGTGAGGGCACGTGCCCATCAGGTGGTGAACCATGACCATGGCGGATACTGTAAGAAGTACCCCTCCATTGAGAGACATGAGCAGAAGAGGCAGCAGCTCAGCTCTGTGGACACTGGCCCAGCGGTGGGACCTGAGTGGACGGCCGCTAGGGACGAGGAGGACATGTTCTTCCCCCACTTAGGCGATTCCTCTCTCATGGCAGAG GCCAAAGAGCggaaaaggagggagaaggCCCAGAAGAGCAGCCTTTGGCAAATGGCCGAGCCTGTGGAGGAGCGCTACATCCAGAACGCTGCCATTCTTCCGGACCTCCGCCCGCTGCCATCTGTGGCCCCCTCCTCAGTGGCCCCCTCCTCAGCCCAGAGCAGCTCCCTGAGTGAGGATCTGCTGATCCACGGCCACTCTGTCCAGGACTACCGGGCCATCTACCACTCGGTGGTGGACCCCATGCTGAGGACCAGGTCAGGAAACACCCGCCGATACAACCTCGGCATGGGCCGCGCCATCAAACAGCGTCTCTGGGAGAGGATGTCCTGCCCCACCTTTGAGGAGACGGTGGACGCTGATGGCCGGGTCCATATCACCGAGTCCTTTAGCACCCCCACCCTGAACTGCTACGCTCCACAGATCGATGTGGACATCAGTGGGGAGCCCCTGCCTGGGGAGCCAATGAGGAAGAGGGCCAGGCGCTGA